In one window of Lacticaseibacillus casei DSM 20011 = JCM 1134 = ATCC 393 DNA:
- a CDS encoding thioredoxin family protein has translation MKELGSNTAILDEVKKPGKKMLFFSADWCSDCRFIKPAMPEIEKDFPDYEFVAVDRDKNLEVAQDMGVFGIPSFIAFNDGKEVGRFVNKDRKTKQQVEDFINGLH, from the coding sequence ATGAAAGAACTTGGATCGAATACAGCAATTTTGGATGAGGTTAAAAAACCAGGCAAGAAAATGCTGTTCTTCTCTGCAGATTGGTGCTCGGATTGCCGCTTCATCAAACCGGCAATGCCAGAAATCGAAAAAGATTTTCCGGACTATGAATTTGTCGCGGTTGATCGTGATAAGAATCTAGAGGTTGCCCAGGACATGGGTGTCTTCGGCATTCCTAGCTTTATTGCTTTTAATGACGGCAAGGAAGTCGGCCGTTTTGTCAATAAAGATCGTAAAACGAAACAACAAGTCGAGGACTTTATCAACGGCTTGCATTAA
- the trmB gene encoding tRNA (guanosine(46)-N7)-methyltransferase TrmB, with protein sequence MRLRNKTWAKPLIEAHPEMILVRPEKMPGQWQTRFDQEQPLYLEVGSGKGQFIVAMAQAHPEYNFIALELQEAAIAMILKKQVALKLPNLQLVLGDGADLTDYFADGEISGLFLNFSDPWPKTRHEKRRLTYRDFLRQYQAIMKPNALLQFKTDNQGLFEYSLVSMNNFGMTFDLVSLDLHHDKRVTDNVPTEYEEKFRADGGRIYELVAHF encoded by the coding sequence ATGCGATTACGTAACAAAACATGGGCCAAACCATTGATTGAGGCTCATCCAGAGATGATCCTCGTACGGCCAGAAAAAATGCCCGGTCAGTGGCAGACACGATTTGATCAGGAGCAGCCACTATATCTTGAAGTCGGCTCTGGCAAAGGGCAGTTTATTGTTGCCATGGCTCAAGCCCATCCGGAATATAATTTCATCGCTTTGGAATTGCAGGAGGCGGCCATTGCCATGATTCTAAAGAAGCAGGTGGCGTTAAAACTGCCTAATCTTCAGCTCGTTTTAGGCGATGGCGCCGATTTAACTGATTATTTTGCTGATGGTGAAATTAGCGGTTTGTTTTTGAACTTTTCCGATCCATGGCCAAAAACCAGACACGAAAAAAGACGGCTGACTTATCGCGACTTTTTGCGGCAATATCAAGCAATTATGAAACCAAACGCGTTGCTGCAGTTTAAGACCGATAATCAAGGGCTTTTTGAATATTCGTTGGTGAGCATGAATAACTTTGGCATGACCTTTGACCTCGTGTCGCTTGATCTTCATCACGACAAGCGCGTTACCGATAATGTGCCAACCGAGTATGAGGAGAAGTTCAGGGCTGACGGCGGCCGGATTTACGAGTTAGTCGCGCATTTTTAG